From Pontibacter actiniarum, a single genomic window includes:
- a CDS encoding lipid-A-disaccharide synthase N-terminal domain-containing protein, whose translation MDISEMLIYGIGLLAQLLFSARIIIQWVMSERAGKVLSPASFWTTSMVASILLMAYGALRNDIVIVGGQLISYFIYIRNIKLKNVWEELSAPVRWGALLFPFMALAWLLWSDQYSFSYIMEHSKISGALIAWGGAGQLIFTLRFVYQWYYSEREQESVIPIGFWVISLVGSLMIMSYAVLRLDPVLFLGQIFGTVAYSRNFIIGLREQRSAQEPSTSN comes from the coding sequence ATGGACATATCTGAGATGCTCATATACGGCATCGGTCTGCTGGCGCAGCTGTTGTTCTCGGCACGCATTATCATTCAATGGGTTATGTCGGAGCGGGCGGGCAAAGTGCTCTCCCCTGCCTCCTTCTGGACCACCAGCATGGTGGCCTCCATCCTGCTGATGGCCTACGGCGCGCTGCGCAACGATATCGTGATTGTGGGGGGCCAGCTGATCTCCTACTTTATCTACATCCGTAACATTAAGCTGAAGAACGTTTGGGAGGAGCTGAGCGCACCGGTTCGCTGGGGGGCGCTACTTTTCCCGTTCATGGCCCTGGCCTGGCTCCTCTGGAGCGACCAGTACAGCTTTAGCTACATTATGGAGCACAGCAAGATCTCGGGTGCGCTTATTGCCTGGGGCGGAGCGGGGCAGCTGATCTTTACGCTGCGCTTTGTGTACCAGTGGTACTACTCCGAGCGGGAGCAGGAGTCGGTCATCCCCATCGGGTTCTGGGTTATCAGCCTGGTGGGCAGCCTGATGATTATGTCTTATGCCGTGCTGCGGCTGGACCCTGTGCTGTTTCTGGGCCAGATTTTTGGCACTGTGGCCTATAGCCGTAACTTTATTATCGGGCTCCGCGAGCAGCGGTCGGCCCAGGAACCTTCTACCTCCAACTAA
- a CDS encoding glycosyltransferase family 39 protein, translating into MLQSEHLRGGRLLYGLLLVLFLLLLYNLGGWGVIETSEARYAEISREMWQSGQLLHPRLLGIQHFHKPPVTYQVSALGMELFGPNAFGARFFLQVSLVLQVWLVYLIGKLLFRDGRQALLAAVVYLTIPAVLLSARNLTTDSFLTTFELAAIWAWLRYKADAKAGWLYLFYFLLALAFLTKGPVGLIFPALVAIGLAGGFTTAKKRSPAWHHVPAILLFLVIGGSWYAYLMLQDPQFVDYFLFKHTVQRYANPETFGRSKPWWFYLVLAPALSLPWSAILVVYFKKLKELPAQFKRLFILWILVPLVFFSFSGSKLILYILPLFAGQALLTAWLLRALSAEALRKVTRGSLVYFGVLAVAFLLAPLLPVGIDLPLWALVFPVLMLVGLFIVWRRPLPQLQALLAGALLFTLLLLPYSTHLMGHNPQLTNGSRPIANVIRQHNLAQRPILVYNKLLPSLAFELNRSIVSLEDGSSDLDREVQFERDERWREDFLRLEDPADAARLRQLLQQQPVLVVKNTLPKERQWLLQHFSQHVKVGKWTVFY; encoded by the coding sequence ATGCTGCAATCTGAGCACCTGCGTGGCGGCCGCCTGCTGTACGGCCTGCTGCTTGTCCTGTTTTTGCTGTTACTGTATAACTTAGGGGGCTGGGGCGTGATCGAGACCAGCGAGGCGCGCTACGCCGAGATCAGCCGCGAAATGTGGCAAAGCGGCCAGCTGCTTCACCCGCGCCTGCTGGGCATTCAGCACTTCCACAAGCCGCCGGTCACCTACCAGGTTTCCGCCCTCGGCATGGAGCTGTTCGGCCCCAATGCCTTCGGGGCCCGCTTCTTTCTGCAGGTGTCACTCGTGCTGCAAGTATGGCTGGTGTACCTGATCGGCAAACTGCTTTTCAGGGATGGGCGGCAAGCCCTGCTGGCGGCCGTTGTTTACCTGACGATCCCCGCCGTGCTGCTCTCAGCCCGGAACCTCACCACCGACTCCTTCCTCACAACCTTTGAGCTTGCCGCCATTTGGGCCTGGCTCAGGTATAAAGCCGATGCCAAAGCCGGCTGGCTGTACCTCTTTTACTTTTTGCTGGCGCTGGCCTTTCTGACGAAGGGGCCTGTGGGGCTGATTTTTCCGGCTCTGGTGGCCATTGGGCTGGCAGGTGGCTTTACAACAGCTAAAAAGCGTTCGCCAGCCTGGCACCATGTGCCGGCCATACTGCTTTTCCTGGTGATCGGTGGCTCCTGGTACGCCTACCTCATGCTACAGGACCCACAGTTCGTGGACTACTTCCTGTTTAAACATACAGTCCAGCGCTACGCCAACCCTGAAACCTTCGGCCGCTCCAAGCCCTGGTGGTTTTACCTGGTGCTGGCCCCCGCGCTCAGCCTGCCCTGGTCTGCCATACTTGTGGTATACTTTAAAAAGCTGAAGGAGCTACCGGCACAGTTTAAGCGCCTGTTTATACTTTGGATACTCGTGCCGCTGGTGTTCTTTTCCTTCTCCGGGTCCAAGCTTATTCTCTACATCCTGCCGCTGTTTGCCGGGCAGGCCCTGCTTACGGCCTGGCTGCTCCGTGCCCTCTCTGCAGAGGCACTGCGGAAAGTAACGCGCGGCAGCCTGGTTTACTTTGGCGTGCTGGCGGTGGCCTTTCTTTTAGCCCCACTGTTACCTGTGGGCATCGACTTACCGCTGTGGGCACTGGTTTTTCCGGTGCTGATGCTGGTGGGGCTGTTTATCGTTTGGCGCAGGCCGTTACCCCAGCTGCAGGCGCTGCTGGCGGGTGCGCTGCTGTTCACCCTGCTGCTACTGCCCTACTCTACGCACCTGATGGGCCACAACCCGCAGCTGACCAACGGCAGTCGGCCTATAGCCAACGTTATCCGGCAGCATAACCTGGCGCAGCGACCGATATTAGTTTACAACAAGCTACTCCCTTCGCTAGCCTTTGAGTTGAACAGGAGCATTGTCTCCCTGGAAGATGGCAGCAGCGACCTGGACCGGGAAGTTCAGTTTGAGCGGGACGAGCGTTGGCGTGAGGACTTTTTACGGCTGGAAGACCCCGCAGATGCAGCGCGGCTGCGACAGCTCCTACAGCAGCAACCGGTGCTGGTGGTAAAAAACACCTTGCCCAAGGAGCGGCAGTGGCTGCTGCAGCATTTCAGCCAGCATGTGAAGGTGGGGAAGTGGACGGTCTTTTACTAA
- a CDS encoding phosphatase PAP2 family protein translates to MIRSFYKRMMASTALFTVELLFVWLLFLVCIVGFLYLGSEVVQGDTVGMDEAAFDFAASLGNPVMDGFIKFITFFASRQFLTPAALALIAYYLFVRKHRWNSLKVPVVALGSISLNLILKYFFGRERPMAPLVETSGLSFPSGHSMMAASFYGLLIYLVWHNVKNVHLRNTLIVLLSIFVLLIGFSRVYLRVHYASDVLAGFAAGFLWVIVGISTLRRIERFSGKEITPIVLEEPAEKE, encoded by the coding sequence ATGATCCGAAGTTTCTATAAGAGAATGATGGCCTCCACGGCACTCTTTACCGTGGAGCTGCTATTTGTGTGGCTGCTGTTCCTGGTTTGTATCGTTGGTTTCCTGTACCTGGGCAGCGAAGTGGTGCAGGGCGACACGGTGGGGATGGATGAGGCTGCCTTTGACTTTGCGGCGAGCCTGGGCAACCCCGTCATGGACGGCTTTATCAAGTTTATCACTTTTTTTGCCTCCCGGCAGTTTCTTACACCGGCGGCACTGGCCCTTATTGCCTACTATCTGTTTGTGCGCAAGCACCGCTGGAACTCCCTCAAGGTGCCAGTGGTAGCGCTGGGGAGTATTTCGCTGAACCTGATCCTGAAGTATTTCTTTGGCCGCGAACGCCCTATGGCCCCCCTGGTCGAGACCTCCGGGCTCAGCTTCCCGAGCGGGCACAGTATGATGGCGGCCTCTTTCTACGGTCTTCTGATTTACCTGGTGTGGCACAACGTAAAGAATGTGCACCTGCGGAACACGCTCATTGTGCTGCTAAGTATTTTTGTTCTCCTGATTGGCTTTAGCCGGGTTTACCTGCGGGTACACTACGCCTCTGACGTGCTGGCAGGCTTTGCCGCTGGCTTTCTGTGGGTTATCGTTGGTATTAGCACGCTGCGCCGCATCGAGCGTTTCTCCGGAAAGGAAATCACGCCCATCGTACTGGAGGAGCCGGCCGAAAAAGAATAA
- the thpR gene encoding RNA 2',3'-cyclic phosphodiesterase, whose translation MKESIRLFVAAALPPALVDSLQEQLQHFSHPALRFMPRENLHLTLYFIGQVPREQLPLLQRQIGRVASRHQPFTLQLEQIEPGPKPKNPRLVWARFAPHPTFEALSRELAEALTGQPLKGQKPLPHITLARFRKDQKPQQPLPHVTPEEPLQLAVQEIALWQSALGSPHPTYSVLSSYPLG comes from the coding sequence ATGAAAGAAAGCATCAGGTTATTTGTTGCCGCCGCTTTGCCCCCGGCGCTGGTAGACAGCTTACAGGAGCAGCTCCAGCACTTCTCCCACCCGGCTCTCCGTTTTATGCCGCGCGAGAACCTGCACCTTACGCTGTACTTCATCGGCCAAGTGCCACGGGAGCAGCTGCCGCTACTGCAACGGCAGATAGGCCGGGTCGCCAGCCGCCATCAGCCGTTTACGCTGCAACTGGAGCAAATAGAGCCGGGGCCAAAGCCAAAGAACCCGCGGCTGGTGTGGGCCAGGTTCGCACCGCACCCAACTTTTGAGGCCTTGAGCAGGGAGTTGGCAGAAGCACTGACAGGGCAGCCTTTAAAGGGGCAGAAACCACTACCGCACATTACTCTGGCCCGCTTCCGCAAAGACCAGAAGCCGCAGCAGCCCCTCCCCCACGTTACGCCGGAGGAACCGCTGCAGCTCGCGGTGCAGGAGATTGCCCTCTGGCAATCGGCCCTGGGCTCGCCTCACCCTACCTACTCGGTGCTGTCGTCTTACCCACTGGGTTAA
- a CDS encoding CinA family protein → MNQTELTELVLGLKDKGLTVAFAESCTAGLLAAEFVKAKGASDVLKGSLVVYQPEVKQKLLGVKKDTLDLYTAESQQVTNEMVMGLQKQLGADISIATTGLAGPGASETEEKPVGTMFVSFLYDGKAEEFREEFKGNSDSVRKQLVEYILQKLNGVLKQHYDR, encoded by the coding sequence ATGAACCAAACAGAGCTGACCGAACTAGTGTTGGGGTTAAAAGACAAGGGACTGACAGTGGCTTTTGCAGAGAGTTGCACAGCAGGCTTACTGGCTGCTGAATTCGTAAAGGCCAAGGGAGCCAGCGATGTGCTCAAGGGCAGCCTGGTGGTATACCAGCCGGAAGTAAAGCAGAAGCTCCTCGGCGTAAAGAAGGATACCCTGGACCTCTACACCGCGGAGTCGCAGCAGGTAACCAATGAGATGGTAATGGGCCTGCAGAAGCAGCTGGGGGCGGACATCAGCATTGCCACCACCGGGCTGGCAGGCCCCGGCGCCTCCGAAACCGAAGAAAAGCCGGTGGGCACCATGTTCGTGTCTTTCCTCTATGACGGGAAGGCGGAAGAGTTCCGGGAAGAGTTTAAAGGCAACTCCGACAGCGTGCGCAAGCAACTGGTGGAGTATATTCTGCAGAAACTAAACGGGGTGCTAAAGCAGCATTACGACCGCTAA
- a CDS encoding class I SAM-dependent methyltransferase, with product MPQLPDSGFTRVASFYDALARLVYGSALEQAQGALLPFLPRQARVLVIGGGSGWLLEQLLVTGKQLEILYLDAAPAMLERAQKRYRAFGQAHACRVSFRLGTEQALQPQEQFDVIFTPFLLDLFPPLRLRRLMSRLSAALAYQGLWLFADFWPVRQPPPWWQRQLARSMYLFFGLISGIKAKQFPSYGRHFSALGFQEKYSRAFFRGMVQAKVLQRPMPSVPECA from the coding sequence TTGCCCCAACTCCCCGATAGCGGCTTTACGCGCGTAGCCTCCTTTTACGATGCCCTGGCCCGGCTGGTGTACGGCAGCGCCCTGGAGCAGGCGCAAGGGGCACTGCTGCCGTTTCTGCCACGGCAGGCACGGGTGCTGGTGATCGGGGGCGGCAGCGGCTGGCTTCTGGAGCAGCTTTTGGTAACAGGCAAACAGCTCGAGATCCTCTACCTTGATGCCGCCCCGGCCATGCTGGAGCGGGCACAGAAGCGGTACAGGGCGTTCGGGCAGGCGCACGCTTGCAGGGTCAGCTTCCGGCTAGGCACGGAGCAGGCGCTGCAGCCGCAGGAGCAATTTGACGTTATATTCACGCCTTTTCTCCTGGACCTCTTCCCGCCCCTGCGCCTGCGCCGCCTCATGTCGCGCCTCTCGGCCGCGCTGGCCTATCAAGGGCTGTGGCTCTTTGCAGATTTCTGGCCCGTGCGGCAGCCCCCACCGTGGTGGCAGCGCCAACTGGCCCGAAGCATGTACCTGTTTTTCGGGTTGATCAGCGGGATAAAGGCAAAGCAGTTTCCGAGCTATGGCCGCCATTTTAGCGCGTTAGGCTTTCAGGAAAAGTATAGCCGCGCCTTCTTCCGGGGCATGGTGCAGGCAAAGGTGCTCCAGCGGCCTATGCCGTCCGTGCCGGAGTGTGCCTGA
- a CDS encoding M61 family metallopeptidase yields the protein MRSKLYSLLGLALGLTLQPVLAQQQAKYELSFPNAVHHEAEVKVTFSNIQGDTLKVLMPRTSPGRYAVHEFAKNVYNVRATDTQGQPLQIFRPNTSEWDVLGHQGEVTVSYTLFADHADGTYAGVDETHAHLNMPATLMYARGFEQSPAYVTFNMPQGSNWKVATQLRQEQGNTYYAPHFQYLMDSPTELSDFDFAEWTVKEGGKEKAVQVALHHTGTQEQFDAYVAQAKKIVAEQRAVFGELPDYDFGRYTFIGCYMPQAVGDGMEHRNSTVLTSSRALAAAMNPLLNTVSHEFFHAWNVERIRPASLEPFNFQEANMSEALWLAEGFTSYYGDLTMARTDIFGLKEYADGLAGDLNYVLLLPGRQYHSLVEMSQQAPFVDAARSVDPVNRQNTFISYYTYGSMTGLALDMTLRQQYNKTLDDFMQALWRKYGAPEKPYTLADVQETLAEVSGDAAWAKQFFQQSVYGSQLPDFTPLLARAGLELRKSKPGEATIGMVGLKYGKEGATILNGTFVNSGAYKAGLDRTDVILTLDGRKIKREKDLQKVLSKHKPGDSIPVTFNRLGKTQSTTLTLEEVQTLEVVPYESTGKQLTPEMQAYRAAWLGSKAE from the coding sequence ATGAGATCTAAACTGTACAGCCTGCTTGGGCTGGCACTGGGGCTGACGCTGCAGCCGGTGCTTGCGCAGCAGCAGGCAAAGTATGAACTGTCCTTCCCCAACGCGGTACACCATGAGGCAGAGGTAAAGGTAACCTTCTCCAACATCCAGGGCGACACCCTGAAAGTGCTGATGCCGCGCACCTCCCCCGGCCGCTACGCCGTACATGAGTTCGCCAAAAACGTGTACAACGTACGCGCCACCGATACCCAGGGCCAGCCGCTCCAGATCTTCCGCCCGAACACCAGCGAGTGGGATGTGCTGGGCCACCAGGGCGAGGTCACCGTTAGCTATACCCTTTTTGCAGACCACGCCGACGGCACCTATGCCGGTGTAGACGAGACACACGCGCACCTGAACATGCCTGCCACACTGATGTACGCCCGCGGTTTTGAGCAGTCGCCGGCCTACGTGACCTTTAACATGCCGCAGGGCAGCAACTGGAAGGTAGCCACGCAGCTTCGCCAAGAGCAGGGAAACACGTACTACGCCCCGCATTTTCAGTACCTGATGGACAGCCCCACCGAGCTGAGCGATTTCGACTTTGCCGAATGGACCGTGAAAGAGGGAGGCAAAGAAAAAGCCGTTCAGGTGGCACTTCACCACACAGGCACCCAGGAGCAGTTTGACGCTTATGTGGCGCAGGCGAAGAAGATTGTGGCAGAGCAGCGCGCAGTTTTCGGAGAGCTGCCCGACTACGACTTCGGCCGTTACACGTTTATCGGGTGCTATATGCCCCAGGCCGTGGGCGACGGCATGGAGCACCGCAACTCCACCGTGCTCACCAGTTCCCGCGCGCTGGCCGCTGCCATGAACCCGCTGCTGAACACGGTGTCGCATGAGTTCTTCCACGCCTGGAACGTGGAGCGCATCCGGCCGGCTTCGCTTGAGCCGTTCAACTTTCAGGAAGCGAACATGTCGGAGGCACTGTGGCTGGCAGAGGGCTTTACCAGCTACTACGGCGACCTTACCATGGCCCGCACCGATATTTTCGGCCTGAAGGAGTATGCGGATGGCCTGGCCGGTGACCTGAACTATGTGCTGCTGCTCCCGGGCCGCCAGTACCACAGCCTGGTAGAGATGAGCCAGCAGGCCCCTTTTGTGGATGCCGCGCGCTCCGTGGACCCCGTTAACCGCCAGAACACCTTTATCTCCTACTACACCTATGGCAGCATGACCGGCCTCGCGCTGGACATGACCCTGCGCCAGCAGTACAACAAAACCCTCGACGACTTTATGCAGGCGCTCTGGCGCAAGTACGGGGCACCCGAAAAGCCGTACACGCTGGCGGACGTGCAGGAGACGCTGGCAGAGGTAAGCGGAGACGCCGCCTGGGCAAAGCAGTTCTTCCAGCAGAGCGTTTACGGAAGCCAGTTGCCGGACTTTACACCGCTGCTGGCCAGGGCCGGGCTGGAACTGCGCAAGTCTAAACCGGGGGAGGCAACGATTGGCATGGTAGGGCTGAAGTACGGGAAGGAGGGCGCAACCATCCTGAACGGCACCTTTGTAAACTCTGGCGCCTATAAGGCAGGCTTAGACCGTACGGATGTGATTCTGACGCTGGACGGCCGCAAAATCAAAAGAGAAAAAGACCTGCAGAAGGTGCTGAGCAAGCACAAGCCGGGCGACAGCATTCCGGTCACCTTTAACCGCCTCGGCAAAACCCAAAGCACCACCCTTACCCTGGAGGAGGTACAAACGCTGGAGGTAGTGCCGTACGAAAGCACAGGCAAGCAGCTAACGCCGGAAATGCAGGCGTATCGTGCCGCATGGCTGGGCTCCAAGGCAGAGTAA
- a CDS encoding MBL fold metallo-hydrolase, with product MQQPNNHTRHIKNERLETIKPAYRGNKIVNGRFANGEELYNPNFRDVLRWQLSKNPQHDEKKQDNYTPPVQHGKAFVHDDKDMVVWLGHASFFIRLNGVTFLTDPVFYDLPLLKRKSGLPCAPEELRNVDFILLSHGHRDHLDKKSIQTVIGSNPQVKALAPLRAGDILRGINPHLPYQEAGWFQKYDLVPDAVEVYFLPASHWYRRGALDMNRVLWGSFLIKTPTLTLYFAGDSAFSTHYDDIEALFGPLDVCLMPVGAYKPAFLMSKSHMNPNEAVKAYNRLRGGMFIPMHYGTFDLSDEPASEPVRLLEQIASTGALQGLRIPAIGESVLLHEF from the coding sequence TTGCAGCAGCCTAACAACCACACCCGCCACATTAAAAACGAGCGCCTCGAAACTATAAAGCCTGCGTACAGGGGCAACAAAATCGTAAACGGCCGCTTTGCCAACGGAGAAGAGCTTTACAACCCGAACTTCAGAGACGTGCTGCGCTGGCAGCTGAGCAAGAACCCGCAGCACGACGAGAAAAAGCAGGACAACTACACGCCTCCCGTGCAGCACGGCAAAGCCTTTGTGCATGATGACAAGGACATGGTGGTTTGGCTGGGGCACGCCTCGTTCTTTATCCGCCTCAACGGCGTTACCTTTCTCACGGACCCGGTTTTCTACGACCTCCCGCTGCTAAAGCGCAAGTCAGGTTTGCCGTGCGCCCCGGAGGAGCTGCGGAACGTAGACTTCATACTGCTCTCCCACGGCCACCGCGATCACCTGGACAAGAAGTCCATCCAGACCGTTATCGGGAGTAACCCGCAGGTAAAGGCACTGGCTCCGCTGCGCGCCGGCGACATACTGCGCGGCATCAACCCACACCTGCCTTACCAGGAAGCCGGCTGGTTCCAGAAGTATGACCTGGTGCCCGACGCGGTGGAGGTGTACTTTCTGCCGGCCTCGCACTGGTACCGCCGGGGGGCGCTGGACATGAACCGGGTACTCTGGGGCAGCTTCCTGATCAAGACGCCCACCCTGACCCTGTACTTTGCCGGAGACTCGGCCTTCTCGACGCACTACGACGACATAGAGGCCCTGTTTGGTCCGCTGGATGTGTGCCTCATGCCGGTAGGGGCCTACAAGCCCGCGTTCCTGATGAGCAAAAGCCACATGAACCCAAACGAGGCCGTGAAGGCGTACAACCGCCTGCGCGGCGGCATGTTTATCCCGATGCACTACGGCACCTTCGACCTGTCGGATGAGCCGGCCAGTGAGCCGGTGCGCCTGCTGGAGCAAATCGCCTCCACCGGCGCGCTGCAGGGGCTGCGCATCCCGGCCATAGGCGAGTCGGTGTTACTACATGAATTTTGA
- a CDS encoding sodium:solute symporter, whose translation MSPTLIIGLIVAYFCILIFISYLTSRNTDSETFFLANRSSPWYVVAFGMIGTSLSGVTFVSIPGMVAVSQFSYLQFVLGYLLGYFVIATVLMPLYYRMNLVSIYTYLEQRFGYWSYKTGAGFFLLARTLGAAIRLFLVAGVLQLAVFDEMGVPFSVSVIITIALIWVYTFRGGMKTIIWTDTFQTTAMLVAVGVSIWLISDELNLGFQGMIDTIKASDYSQIFYWDFKDSKYFLKQFFSGAFIAIVMTGLDQDMMQKNLSCKNLGEAQKNMFWFSIILVFVNILFLALGALLYVYAQAKGIALPERGDDVFPFLALNHFTYFAGIVFILGIIAITYASADSALTALTTSFCVDFLDFKKRSEQQRVRLRYIVHAGFSLVMVLVIIAFDILNDDNVVTAVFKVAGYTYGPLLGLYSFGIYTKRAVRDKFVPAVCIIAPLLTLIVSYNSVDWFWGYEFGFEVLILNGFLTFVGLMAVSSGKVNELELAQEQQTA comes from the coding sequence ATGTCTCCTACCCTTATCATAGGCTTGATCGTAGCCTACTTCTGTATTCTGATATTTATATCGTACCTCACCAGCCGGAACACCGACTCTGAGACCTTCTTTCTGGCCAACCGCTCCTCCCCGTGGTACGTGGTGGCCTTCGGTATGATCGGCACCTCGCTGTCGGGTGTCACGTTTGTGTCTATCCCGGGCATGGTGGCGGTGTCGCAGTTCTCTTACCTGCAGTTTGTGCTGGGCTACCTCCTGGGCTATTTCGTTATCGCCACGGTGCTGATGCCGCTCTATTACCGCATGAACCTGGTGTCCATCTATACTTACCTGGAGCAGCGCTTCGGGTACTGGTCCTACAAAACGGGGGCGGGCTTCTTCCTGCTCGCGCGTACGCTGGGGGCGGCTATTCGCCTGTTCCTGGTGGCGGGGGTGCTGCAGCTGGCCGTTTTCGACGAGATGGGCGTGCCTTTCTCGGTGTCTGTGATCATTACCATCGCCCTGATCTGGGTGTACACCTTCCGGGGTGGCATGAAAACCATTATCTGGACCGATACCTTCCAAACAACGGCTATGCTTGTGGCTGTGGGTGTCAGCATCTGGCTTATCTCTGACGAGCTTAACCTTGGCTTCCAGGGCATGATAGACACGATCAAGGCCAGCGACTACTCCCAGATCTTCTACTGGGATTTTAAAGACAGCAAGTACTTTCTGAAGCAGTTCTTCTCCGGCGCTTTTATCGCCATCGTAATGACGGGCCTTGACCAGGATATGATGCAGAAGAACCTGAGCTGCAAGAACCTCGGCGAGGCGCAGAAGAACATGTTCTGGTTCAGCATCATACTTGTTTTCGTAAACATCCTGTTCCTGGCGCTGGGCGCCCTGCTGTACGTTTACGCGCAGGCAAAAGGCATTGCCCTTCCGGAGCGCGGCGACGATGTGTTCCCGTTCCTGGCCCTGAACCACTTCACCTACTTTGCCGGCATCGTATTTATACTGGGTATCATCGCTATTACCTACGCCTCTGCCGACTCCGCCCTCACGGCGCTCACCACTTCCTTCTGCGTGGACTTCCTGGACTTTAAGAAGCGTAGCGAGCAGCAGCGCGTGCGCCTGCGCTACATCGTGCACGCCGGTTTCTCGCTGGTGATGGTGCTGGTGATCATCGCTTTCGACATCCTGAACGATGACAACGTCGTTACGGCCGTGTTTAAGGTGGCCGGCTATACTTACGGCCCGCTGCTGGGCCTTTACAGCTTCGGCATCTACACCAAGCGTGCCGTGCGCGACAAGTTCGTGCCTGCCGTTTGCATCATAGCGCCCTTGCTCACCCTAATCGTCAGCTACAACTCCGTTGATTGGTTCTGGGGCTATGAGTTCGGCTTTGAAGTGCTTATCCTAAACGGCTTCCTGACCTTTGTGGGCCTGATGGCCGTCTCGTCGGGCAAGGTGAACGAACTGGAGCTGGCACAGGAGCAGCAAACGGCTTAG